AAGACGGAATCAAGCTCGCTTTCCTGTCATACACATACGGCTGTAATGACCGCACCGAAGAAGATATGCTTTTCTCGGAGGACATAAATTTTCTGACATCGGTTATAGTCCCGCCGTCAAGCAAAAATTTTGAGGCCGTCAAAGAAAGAGTGAGGAAAGATTTTGACCGCGCCAAAAACTTGAATCCCGATCTAATTATCGTGCTGCCTCACATGGGCGAGCAGCTGAGGAGTGAGCCGGACGAGTTCCAGCGGACATGGGCAAAAATTTTCGCGGAGTTCGGAGCTGATATAATTCTCGGAAGCCATCCTTTTCAGGTTCAGACGATAGACTTCTCAGAATTTGGCGGAAGAAAAGCATTCACGCTTTACGCTCCCGGGTGTTATGCTGACATCTACACAAAGCAGGATGTTGACGTAAATATTCTCGCTGAAGTCTATATTGACCGCAACACAAAGAAGGTTATCGGGGGCAGTGTCATTCCCATGTGGATATTCTCGTACATGGACGGAAATTATCGGCCTGTTCCGCTGAGTGTCATTGCTGACGGGATACTCTCATCGCGTCTCACAATGTACGATTTTGAACGGGCTGATGAAGCCAACAGGATAATCACATCGAGGATTTTCGGACATGCTTTTGATTTCGGCATAGTGAGGGAGAAATATTATTTTGACGAGCGCGGCTATATCCGGGAAAAAGCCCGGCAGATCGAGGCAGATGTGAGCGGTTCAAGATTCATGAGGGTGATTAATTCCTGCGGGTCTGTGTGCTTTGTCGGCGACTCTGTAACGCAGGGTACACTTAACGGCGGCTATCCGTATTATGAGCCGCTAGAGAGCCGGATAAAAGCGGAGATTCATAACGTCTCATACGGAGGGGCGACAGTGAAGACTCTCATTGAACACGCAGACGAAATCACAGCGGCAAATTCCGGGCTTTACGTTATCGCAATCGGGGCGAATGATATTAGCTTCAGGGACGCTAATACGTGCGCTATGACCCCGGAGGAATATATTTCGCGCCTTCAGTCCCTCGAAAACATCATCAGGGGAAAACGCAGTGATGCAAAATTCGCGTATATTGCCCCGTGGTGGTCGGACGATGATTATTACCGCACCCATCTGACATATGAAGACAAGCTCGCGCTGAATGAGGCATATTCTCAGGCTCTCAAGAATCACTGCAGGCGTGAAGGCCATGAATATTTTGACGTGAACGGATATATATCGTCAAAAGTCCTCGCGTCATTGTCCGGGTATTATCTCGATGACCATATACACCCAAATTCACGGCGCGGAATATATTTGTACTCTGAGGCACTGACTCTCTGCGAGTAATATTTTCCCCCTCTGCTATAATCCACGAAACAAAATCCACACGCAAAGGAGAAAATCATAATGTCATTCCCAAGTGATATAGAGATCGCGCAGTCAGTAACACCGAAAAATATTATTGATGTCGCGTCAAGTATAGGAATTTCGGAAGATGAGTTAGAGCTTTACGGACGGTACAAAGCAAAAGTATCACCCTCCGTAATGAAGAGATTAGCGGGCAGGCGGGACGGGAAATTAATCCTCGTTACGGCCATAACTCCCACACCTGCGGGCGAGGGCAAGACTACAACAACTGTAGGACTCACTGACGGCCTGCGGAAAATCGGCAAAAACGCAATGGCGGCATTACGTGAGCCATCATTAGGGCCTAGCTTCGGACTCAAAGGCGGCGCGGCAGGGGGCGGCTATGCTCAGGTTATCCCGATGGAGGACATCAACCTACATTTCACGGGAGACCTTCACGCGATTACGACAGCGCACAATCTCTGCGCGGCCATGCTCGACAATCACATTCAGCAGGGAAACGAGCTGAACATTGACCCGCGGAGAGTCGTTTTCCGCAGAGTAATGGATCTCAACGAGAGGGCATTACGGAATATCGTTATCGGTCTCGGCGGAAAAGCTCACGGAGTCCCGCGTGAGTCAGGATTCGACATCACAGTAGCTTCTGAGGTCATGGCGATTCTTTGCCTGTCGTCTGACTTGATGGACTTGAAGGCCAGACTCGGCAGGATGGTTCTTGCGTACACGTATGACGGGAAGCCCGTAACAGCCTCCGACATAGGCGCGGCAGGGTCAATGGCTGTCTTGCTGAAGGACGCAATAAAGCCGAATCTCGTTCAGACGCTTGAAGGCAGTCCCGTATTCATTCACGGCGGGCCATTCGCGAACATCGCGCACGGGTGCAACAGCATTCAGGCAACGAGGCTCGGACTGAAATGCGCGGATTATCTCGTTACTGAGGCGGGGTTCGGTGCTGACTTGGGCGCGGAAAAGTTTCTTGACATAAAATGCCGTGTCGCCGGGCTGAAGCCGGACGCGGTTGTAGTTGTTGCGACTGTAAGAGCGTTGAAGATGCACGGAGGACGGAAGAAGACCGAGCTTAACACAGAGGACTTGCCCGCGCTTGAGGCAGGTATTCCCAATCTCATGAAGCACATCGAGAACATACAGAAATACGGCCTCCCTGTTGTTGTCGCGATAAACAGATTCCCGAACGACACGGAAGCGGAATTATCACTTGTTGCGGAAAAATGCCGGGAGCTTGGCGCGTCATTCGCACTGTCTGAGGTGTGGAGCAAAGGCGGTGAGGGTGGCACAGAATTAGCGCGGAAAGTTGTCGAGGCCTGCGAGAAGCCGTCATCATTCCGATTCATTTACGACACGGCCATGACTCCCAAAGAGAAAATGAATGCGATTGCCCGCGAGATTTACGGCGCGGACGGCGTAGACTTCACAGCACAGGCGGAGAAAGATTTAGCGCAGATTCACGAACTCGGCAAGGATGATTTACTTGTCTGCATGGCGAAAACTCAGTACTCATTATCCGATGACCCCGCGAAAATCGGACGGCCTTCAGGATTCCGCATTACTGTCCGTGAAGTGAGATTGTCTGCGGGGGCGGGCTTCCTTGTGGCTGTTACGGGTGAGATTATGACGATGCCGGGCCTGCCGAAAAAGCCTGCCGCGCTGAATATTGATGTCGATTCTGACGGAAAGATTACGGGGCTGTTCTAATGGCTGACGAGTTAATGAGCAAATCATGCGCTGAGTTCACAAAACTTTTAGGCGCAAAAGTATCAATGCCCGGAGGCGGTGCCGCGTCTGCTCTTGTGGGTGCGCTGGGTGCGGCATTGTGCGAGATGGCCGCAAATTTCACGGTCGGCAACAAAAGATATTATGACGTTGAGCCGGAAATGAAAGAAATCGTGAAGAAAGCCGAGAAGCTCCGGGTGCGTTTTCTTGAGCTTTCTGACGAGGACGCAAAAGCCTTCCCGGAACTTTCAGCGGCGTGGAGGCTCCCGAAAGATTATCCCAACAGAAAAGAAATCTTCACACGCGCTTCACTCAATGCCTGCAAAGCTCCATTTGAGATGGTAAAGTGCTGCTGCGAGGCTATAGACCTTCTTGCGGTCGTCATGGAAAAAGGGAACATAATGCTGATTTCTGATGTCGGGTGCGGGGTGTCATTGTGCGAGGCCGCTATGAGTTCGTCAGCAATGAATGTATACATCAACACAGGTAGCCTCAAAGACTGCCCGGAAGCGCGAGAAATGGAGTCGCAGATTGACTCGCTCATGGCCGAATACCTGCCCAAAATCGATGACATCTCCGGCAAAGTTACAATTATCGTCAGGAGGGTTTAGCGCATGGCAGAATTGCTGAAAGGAGTCCCGGCCGCAACGAAAATCACAGAGGAATTATCCGCCCGCTGTGAAAAGTTAAAGGCACGGGGAATCATTCCGACGCTCGCGATGTTACGAGTCGGAGAAAAGCCCGGCGATTTATCCTACGAGTCTGGCGCGGAAAAACGATGTGCAAAAATCGGAATCACCGTCAAGAAAATCATCCTCCCGGATTCAGCGTCAAAAGGTGAAATTCTCGGCCATGTCAGCGAAATCAATAATGACGACTCTATTCACGGCCTGCTGATGTTCCGTCCTCTTGACGACAAAGACATAGAATCTTCAGCGCGTGAAATTCTTTCTCCGTCAAAAGATGTTGACTGCATGACAGATGAATCACTCGCGGGAGTCTTCACGGGTGCGAATGTGGGCTACCCTCCCTGCACGGCGCAGGCATGTATTGAGCTTCTCGGCTATTACGGGATTGACATTGCCGGGAAAAATGTTGCTGTTATCGGGCGGAGTCTCGTAATTGGCCGCCCCGTGTCAATGCTCCTGATGAGCCGGAACGCAACCGTAACAATCTGCCACTCAAAGACACGTAATCTTCCCGCACTCTGTCGGAACGCTGACATAATCATAGCCGCGATAGGCAGGGCGAAATTTGTCGGGGCTGAATTTGTGTCAGAAGGCCAGACGGTTATTGATGTCGGGATTAATGTTGACGAGAACGGGAAATTATGCGGTGATGTTGATTTTGACGCGGTATCAAAAATTGTGCGGGCATTGTCGCCTGTGCCGGGGGGAGTCGGTGCGCTCACAACGGCGGTGCTTGCGAAACACGTAATAGAATCAGCGGAGAAATTATTGAAGTAATGCGCGATATAGATTACATTCTCACATTCTGCGTGAACCTGAGCCGCAATATGATTATGAGCGGGGCGAACCTCGAACGGATTCACACGGCGGTCAACACTGTATGCCGGGCGTATAAGTTGCATGAAGTCAGCATATTCCTTCTCAGCACTCATATGTCAGTCAGCGCAATTGATGATGAGGGCAATTATTCCTCGCGGCAGATTTCGATTCCTGCTTCAGGGATTCACCTTGACCGCCTGCGGAGCCTCAATCAGTTATCGTACAAAGTCGCCGAAATTACGCCCAATCCCAAAACGTTATCGCAGATGTTAGACCGTGCAATGAATGTAGGCGATTACCCGGAGTATTTTGTTCTTGCGGGGAAAATATGCGCTATGCTTTGTCTTGGGATAATGTTCGGGGCTACGGCGTGGGATTTGATTCCTGTTGCTGTGATTACGGCGGTGATACATTTCCTGATGTCGTGGCTTGAACGGAAGGGGCTTGACCGTATGCTAGTGAACTCGCTGACAATGTGGTCGGCGGCCTCTGTCGCGCTTGCGTATATATATTCGGGCTTCAGCGGAAATTTCGCTGTAATAATGATAACGGTATCAATGCTCGTCATACCCGGCATACCCCTAGTAAATGCCATGCGTAATTTGCTGTGCGGGAGCGAAATTAATGGGATATTGCAGATGCTGAAAGTTTCAGTTGAGACTATGGCACTTGCCCTCGGAATTTACGCGGCGTTCATGATGTTCGGCGTTGAAGGGATGATAAGCCCGGCTTTGTCTGCTCCGTCTGACCCGGCGTTACTGGTAGGGCTGTCGTTTCTCGCGTCAGTGGGATTCGGGGTAGTGTTCAGGATTCCGCCCAAAGATTTATGGCTTGCGGGACTCGGCGGTGCGCTGTCGCGTTTGTCGATAATATATCTTCCGGGAATAATGCCCGGGCGTTTCGCGTATATGACCCTCTCAGCCTCAGTAGCGGCACTTTACGCGGAGTTTCTCGCCATAAGACGCAAACAGCCGTCAACATATTTCGTTTACCCGTCAATTATTCCATTGATACCGGGCGATTTGTTCTATTACGCGATAACGGGGATATATCTCGGTGCGCGTGAATGGGTTGAGCTTAACGGGGTAAACTGCCTCATATCGCTTGCGGGACTCAGCGTGGGATTCGTTCTTGCGTCAACAGTCGTTATACACGTCCGCAGGAAGAAGCCGTAAAGCGCGAAAACGGGGGGAATCATTCTCGACTCCTCCCGCTGTTCTTTCTACTGAAGCTCAATATATTTCCCCGAAACATAGCCCGATACCCCGGACTCCTCGTCATAGATGTAATACCATATTCCCCCGCCTGAAGATTTTGCCTCGCCGTTCACGGTAACATGCGCCCCGTTGTCGAGTGCGTCAAGTATGCGTGATTTCGAGGTGGGTTTCTCGCGGATGTTGAGGCGGTCATTTTCCGCGATGTTTATCACGACTCCTTCAGCCGGATAATTTTTCCTGCGCTCTTTGGGCTTTTTTTGGCCGGGCAGTTCGATATATTTCGCCGACACATAGCCCAGAATCCCGGACTCTTCCTCGTGAATGAAGTACCATAATGAGCCGTTCGGGGATTTTGCTTCTCCGTTTACCGTAACTGGCGCACCGTTTGGGAGCTTGGCTAAAATTTGTGATTTAGCATCGGGCTTCTCGCGGACATTGAGGCGGTCATTCTCCGCCGTGTTTATCACGACTCCTTCTGCGGGATATTCTACGCGCTTGCTTTGAGCGGCCGCGGCAGAGTCAGCAGTCAGAAACATCATCACGCACAGAAAAATCATAATTCCTGCAAGTTTTCTCATTCCCTGAAACACTCCTTTCACACAAAAAACGGGAGGAATCATTCACGACTCCCCCCGGAAAATTTCCCGTTTAACCTAGAATAACGGGGCAAGCACTAAGGCTACAACGGTCATTAGCTTGATGAGAATGTTAAGCGCGGGGCCGGCTGTGTCTTTGAACGGGTCGCCGACTGTATCGCCCACGACCGCCGCGGCATGATTGGGTGAGCCTTTGCCGTTGAAGTGGCCTTCCTCGATGTATTTCTTTGCGTTGTCCCAAGCTCCGCCGGAGTTAGCCATGAAAAGAGCCATCATTACGCCCGTAACGATCGCACCGCCGAGAAGACCGCCGAGAGCCTCTTTGCCCAGCAGGAATCCCACAAGCACAGGGACAGCCACAGCCATAACGCCCGGTACAATCATCTGCGTTAAAGCCGCGTGTGTCGAAATCTCTACACAGCGATTTGAATCAGGCTTGCCGGTTCCCTCCATAATGCCGGGAATCTCGCGGAACTGCCTGCGGACTTCCTCAATCATAGAGCCTGCCGCCTTGCTCACAGCGTCAATTGACAGAGAGCAGAATATGAACGGGAGCATTCCGCCGATAAGCAGTCCGACAATGACATACGGATTCATGATGTCAATTTTGTCGATATGAGCCGCCTGCGAGTATGCCACGAAAAGAGCCAGTGCCGTCAATGCCGCAGAGCCGATAGCAAGCCCCTTGCCCATAGCCGCGGTTGTGTTTCCGATTGCGTCGAGGTGGTCTGTGATTTTCCGCACACCTTCAGGAAGCTCGCTCATCTCCGCGATTCCGCCGGCATTGTCCGCTATAGGGCCGTATGCGTCAACGCTCAGTGAAATTCCCGTGATCGAAAGCATACCTACCGCCGCCACAGCAACGCCGAACATGCCCGCAAGGTAGTAGCTGATGAGGGTTGACAGGCAGATGAGAAGCACCGGGATTCCTGTCGACATCATTCCGAGAGAAAGCCCCGACAAAATTACGGTCGCCGGGCCTGTGTCAGATGAGGCCGCCACGCTCTGAACGAACCTGTAATCCCCTGACGTGTAAATCTCCGTAACGATTCCGATGATTATTCCCGCGATAACTCCTGACGTAACCGAAAGGAAAACGCTGAACGAGTTGGAGAAGAAGAAGAATATGCTGAGAATGAATGTTCCGGCAATCATCAGACCGCCCGCGACAAATGTACCAGTCCTGAGAGCAAATGCCGCGTCCCCGTCCTCAATGCGCTTGACGACTCCGGCCATGCCCGGAAGTTTTGCGATTATCCCGCGAACCTGCCCGGCGTAGGGGGCTTTCTGCGAGATCATCATGCAGCCAACGATTGACGAGAATATGCCCCAGGCCGCAAGGAACAGAGGGAAGCCGATTCCCCAGAGTCCGAGATGTGAGTCAGCGACTCCCGGCGTGAAGGTGTAGACCGCCCCGATTGCCATTGCCGCGAGAATTGAGTTGACGTATGACTCGAACAGATCCGCGCCCATTCCGGCAATGTCGCCAACATTGTCCCCAACGTTATCCGCGATAACAGCAGGGTTGCGGGGGTCATCTTCAGGGATTCCGGCCTCAACTTTTCCGACAAGATCCGCGCCAACGTCAGCCGCTTTCGTGTAGATACCGCCTCCCACACGGGCGAATAACGCTATCGAGCTTGCGCCCATTCCGAACGCCGTCAAAGCTGTAACATCATTCAGGAACAAATACGCGATGGCAAGACCAATGAGTCCCAGTCCTACAACGACCATACCGACAATGCTTCCGCCTGAGAACGCTACCTCAAGAGCATTCCCCGCCGCAACTGAGAGTATCCCCTCGGATTTCGGTGCTTCAGGAGCGGGGGCTTCTTCTGTTACGGCTTCTGACTTGTCGAGGTCAACGGATGATTTCTTTGCTGACTTTGGCGCAGGTTTCTCTGCGGGCATTCCTGAGAGAGCCGCATATGTTGTTCTCCCGTTGGAATTTGTCGCAACGTACATCCCTATCCACCCTGCTGTAGCCGAGCAAAGCGCACCGAGAACGAACGCGAACGCAGAGCCGAGTCCCAGTCCGGGAGCGGCAATGAGCAGTACCGCAACGACCCCGACGAACGGAGCGAGCCATGAATATTCCTTCTTGAGGAACGCCATCGCGCCTTCATGAATGATTGACGAGAGTTCAGCCACGCGGGGATGACCGATCTGACTCTCTTCTAACTTCTGGTAAACCGTCCAAGCATAAAGCCCGGCAAGCAATCCGAATACCAGCGTAACGAACACTAAGAAAAGCCACATAAAATTTTTACCTCCCTGTTTTGAGTTTTGAATTGTTCAATTATAGCCTAAAAATCTTATTGCACGGAATTTTTGTTATACTTCATGGAAATTTTCGGGGGACTCTCTTTTCCCGTGCGGGTGCGATGCAAAACTTGACCCTAGAAAATTCGGGGCGGGTGGGAAAATCGACAGGGATATACGACAGGGATATATATTTTGTTGACGTTAGGCAGTAAGACTCAGACCGTGCAAAAACTTTCCTGGCCTCGCGGGGAATTGATGCCGCTGTGGATGATAACTCTGACGGAAAATTAGGGAGGGTGTAATTATGGGACTTGTTGTGATTATTCAGTGCGATGATGTCGTGAAAAGGTGTTCGGGATTTCTCTGCATGAGGGACTTTTACGACCGCGCCGGGAAATTCGCCGATTACCCTGAAGGGACTCGCTATATGTCGATGACCTGCGGAGGGTGCTGCGGTAATATCACCGTCAAACTTGAGAACCTCGCCATGAGACTCCGCAAGGACGGAATCAGCAAGGACGATGTTACGTTTCATTTTGCCTCGTGTATATGTTCCGAGAACGCGCATAGGCTTCCCTGCCCGTTCATGAACCGCATGAAGGCATTGTTACAGCATAAGGGATTCGGGAATATCGTTCTTGGGACTCACATCTCAAAGAAGGCAGAAGCAAAACGGCAGGCGGGAATCTATCGCAAGTGGGAATAATGCTGTCAGGCGAGTCATTGCGGGCGGAAATATCACGGTCAGCCATCACAGAATCGCACTGCCGGAAGACACCGAATATATAGCAGCTGTTACAGCGCAAGACAAAAGGCTTTCAGGAAGCAATGTCTCCAGGCGCAAAGGCCATTAGTATTTGACATTCCCGAAAACCTGCTCTTATTCTAAAACATGAAGTTGAACACGTAGCCCGTGATTATGATTCCGGCCGCGCATGTCATCACGAAAACCCAAAGCAGTCGGGGCTTTATGACTTTCCGCAGCATTATGAGCGAGGGCAGGCTCAGATCCGTAACAGCCATCATGAAGCTGATTACCGTACCAATTAACGCGCCTTTTGCCAGCAGTGCCTCAGCAATCGGGATTGTTCCGAAAATGTCAGCGTAAACCGGGATTCCCACAATTGTAGCCAGAATCACCCCGAAAGGATTATCGCCGCCAAGCACGGAAGTTATGAGCTTCTCCGGCACATAGTTGTGTATCACCGCGCCTATTCCCACGCCCGCGAGAATATACGGGAAAACAACCCGGAAAGTTGCGGCGACTTCCCCGCGTGAATACTTTACGCGCTGTGCTGTCGTGAAGCTCAGAAATTCTATATCCGAATCAATTACTCCCGAACGAGACCGCGCAAAATCCTCGATGTATTTCTCCATGTGAAGATGTCCGATAAATGACCCTCCGAGAACCGCCAGCGTTAAGCCAAGAATAATATACGCCGCCGCCGTCCTCGCTCCGAAAACGCTCATCAGAATAACCAGACTCCCCGGATTAATCATAGGCGACGAAATCAGAAATGAGAACGTCATACCCAGAGGAAGCCCCGCGCTTGTGAAACCTATGAATATCGGAATCGATGAACACGCGCAGAAAGGCGTTACAGCTCCCAGCAATGCCCCTATGATATTCGCCCAAAGTCCCCGGAATCTGCCCATGATTCTCTTGCTACGTTCAGGCGGGAAAAATGTCTGTATGTACGACACACAGAATATCAGCGCACAAAGAAGCAGGCTTATCTTCACAGTGTCAAACAGAAAGAACTGTACACTTTTCCCAAACGCTGAAGATGTATCAATCCCTGCAAGTGAAAGCAAACGCCCCGAAATATCATTAAGCCACTTCATTCCGAGAACTTGAACCTGCACAAAGTCCCACAAAATTTTATTCCCCCTGTTTATGAATTGTGAGAATGATACAGGAGACGCAGACAAAAGCAATAACGCTCCGGCAAAATATTTGTGTCTTGAATTTTAACGGAAATGTTCTAAAATTTGCGCGATTTCCGAATTAAGCCGTTAAGACCAATAGGCAAAAGCATTCCTCAAAACGTTCTGGCGGACACTGCCGGGTATAGTCGGAAAATGTAACACCTATCATAATTTAGGAGGAATGTTATTTGTGTCGCCGTCCAAATCTTTTATTGTCGATTTCTGTGCTCCTTGTTAGCGCGCTGATTGTTACGTTTGGAGTTGTTGACGTTGAATTAGAGTCAGGCTCTCATTTCGGACTCGGACTTCCCGCGCAGGTTCCGCTTCTTTTCGCCGCAATATTCGCCGCCCTTGTCGGAGCATTGTATCTCCGCCGCTCATGGTCAGACCTCGAAAAAGGCATGGCCGGAGCGATTCAGGTCTCAATTCAGGCAATCGTTATCCTTGTGCTTGTTGGCTGCCTCGTAGGGTCATGGATACAGAGCGGTGTTGTTGCCACGATGATATATTACGGGCTTGAAGTGATGACA
This is a stretch of genomic DNA from Synergistaceae bacterium. It encodes these proteins:
- a CDS encoding formate--tetrahydrofolate ligase is translated as MSFPSDIEIAQSVTPKNIIDVASSIGISEDELELYGRYKAKVSPSVMKRLAGRRDGKLILVTAITPTPAGEGKTTTTVGLTDGLRKIGKNAMAALREPSLGPSFGLKGGAAGGGYAQVIPMEDINLHFTGDLHAITTAHNLCAAMLDNHIQQGNELNIDPRRVVFRRVMDLNERALRNIVIGLGGKAHGVPRESGFDITVASEVMAILCLSSDLMDLKARLGRMVLAYTYDGKPVTASDIGAAGSMAVLLKDAIKPNLVQTLEGSPVFIHGGPFANIAHGCNSIQATRLGLKCADYLVTEAGFGADLGAEKFLDIKCRVAGLKPDAVVVVATVRALKMHGGRKKTELNTEDLPALEAGIPNLMKHIENIQKYGLPVVVAINRFPNDTEAELSLVAEKCRELGASFALSEVWSKGGEGGTELARKVVEACEKPSSFRFIYDTAMTPKEKMNAIAREIYGADGVDFTAQAEKDLAQIHELGKDDLLVCMAKTQYSLSDDPAKIGRPSGFRITVREVRLSAGAGFLVAVTGEIMTMPGLPKKPAALNIDVDSDGKITGLF
- a CDS encoding CGGC domain-containing protein, producing the protein MGLVVIIQCDDVVKRCSGFLCMRDFYDRAGKFADYPEGTRYMSMTCGGCCGNITVKLENLAMRLRKDGISKDDVTFHFASCICSENAHRLPCPFMNRMKALLQHKGFGNIVLGTHISKKAEAKRQAGIYRKWE
- a CDS encoding CapA family protein, whose product is MRKIFAVLLVLTVCLNAPGTAESFTKTESGDIFLPRVMTEGQSRNFRDAFRILFCGELILLEDQVKRGHFDDMFEYTRKYIETADFALGVFQGPMAGKEAGYSRSNLTDEKKLSVNFPDSFGEAVKRAGFDLVTEAHNHLLDKGKAGVIRTLATMDRIGLIHTGAYRSPEEKESSSVTLIKKDGIKLAFLSYTYGCNDRTEEDMLFSEDINFLTSVIVPPSSKNFEAVKERVRKDFDRAKNLNPDLIIVLPHMGEQLRSEPDEFQRTWAKIFAEFGADIILGSHPFQVQTIDFSEFGGRKAFTLYAPGCYADIYTKQDVDVNILAEVYIDRNTKKVIGGSVIPMWIFSYMDGNYRPVPLSVIADGILSSRLTMYDFERADEANRIITSRIFGHAFDFGIVREKYYFDERGYIREKARQIEADVSGSRFMRVINSCGSVCFVGDSVTQGTLNGGYPYYEPLESRIKAEIHNVSYGGATVKTLIEHADEITAANSGLYVIAIGANDISFRDANTCAMTPEEYISRLQSLENIIRGKRSDAKFAYIAPWWSDDDYYRTHLTYEDKLALNEAYSQALKNHCRREGHEYFDVNGYISSKVLASLSGYYLDDHIHPNSRRGIYLYSEALTLCE
- a CDS encoding sodium-translocating pyrophosphatase, which codes for MYVATNSNGRTTYAALSGMPAEKPAPKSAKKSSVDLDKSEAVTEEAPAPEAPKSEGILSVAAGNALEVAFSGGSIVGMVVVGLGLIGLAIAYLFLNDVTALTAFGMGASSIALFARVGGGIYTKAADVGADLVGKVEAGIPEDDPRNPAVIADNVGDNVGDIAGMGADLFESYVNSILAAMAIGAVYTFTPGVADSHLGLWGIGFPLFLAAWGIFSSIVGCMMISQKAPYAGQVRGIIAKLPGMAGVVKRIEDGDAAFALRTGTFVAGGLMIAGTFILSIFFFFSNSFSVFLSVTSGVIAGIIIGIVTEIYTSGDYRFVQSVAASSDTGPATVILSGLSLGMMSTGIPVLLICLSTLISYYLAGMFGVAVAAVGMLSITGISLSVDAYGPIADNAGGIAEMSELPEGVRKITDHLDAIGNTTAAMGKGLAIGSAALTALALFVAYSQAAHIDKIDIMNPYVIVGLLIGGMLPFIFCSLSIDAVSKAAGSMIEEVRRQFREIPGIMEGTGKPDSNRCVEISTHAALTQMIVPGVMAVAVPVLVGFLLGKEALGGLLGGAIVTGVMMALFMANSGGAWDNAKKYIEEGHFNGKGSPNHAAAVVGDTVGDPFKDTAGPALNILIKLMTVVALVLAPLF
- a CDS encoding cyclodeaminase/cyclohydrolase family protein; translation: MADELMSKSCAEFTKLLGAKVSMPGGGAASALVGALGAALCEMAANFTVGNKRYYDVEPEMKEIVKKAEKLRVRFLELSDEDAKAFPELSAAWRLPKDYPNRKEIFTRASLNACKAPFEMVKCCCEAIDLLAVVMEKGNIMLISDVGCGVSLCEAAMSSSAMNVYINTGSLKDCPEAREMESQIDSLMAEYLPKIDDISGKVTIIVRRV
- a CDS encoding SH3 domain-containing protein, with product MRKLAGIMIFLCVMMFLTADSAAAAQSKRVEYPAEGVVINTAENDRLNVREKPDAKSQILAKLPNGAPVTVNGEAKSPNGSLWYFIHEEESGILGYVSAKYIELPGQKKPKERRKNYPAEGVVINIAENDRLNIREKPTSKSRILDALDNGAHVTVNGEAKSSGGGIWYYIYDEESGVSGYVSGKYIELQ
- a CDS encoding bifunctional 5,10-methylene-tetrahydrofolate dehydrogenase/5,10-methylene-tetrahydrofolate cyclohydrolase: MAELLKGVPAATKITEELSARCEKLKARGIIPTLAMLRVGEKPGDLSYESGAEKRCAKIGITVKKIILPDSASKGEILGHVSEINNDDSIHGLLMFRPLDDKDIESSAREILSPSKDVDCMTDESLAGVFTGANVGYPPCTAQACIELLGYYGIDIAGKNVAVIGRSLVIGRPVSMLLMSRNATVTICHSKTRNLPALCRNADIIIAAIGRAKFVGAEFVSEGQTVIDVGINVDENGKLCGDVDFDAVSKIVRALSPVPGGVGALTTAVLAKHVIESAEKLLK
- a CDS encoding threonine/serine exporter family protein, which produces MRDIDYILTFCVNLSRNMIMSGANLERIHTAVNTVCRAYKLHEVSIFLLSTHMSVSAIDDEGNYSSRQISIPASGIHLDRLRSLNQLSYKVAEITPNPKTLSQMLDRAMNVGDYPEYFVLAGKICAMLCLGIMFGATAWDLIPVAVITAVIHFLMSWLERKGLDRMLVNSLTMWSAASVALAYIYSGFSGNFAVIMITVSMLVIPGIPLVNAMRNLLCGSEINGILQMLKVSVETMALALGIYAAFMMFGVEGMISPALSAPSDPALLVGLSFLASVGFGVVFRIPPKDLWLAGLGGALSRLSIIYLPGIMPGRFAYMTLSASVAALYAEFLAIRRKQPSTYFVYPSIIPLIPGDLFYYAITGIYLGAREWVELNGVNCLISLAGLSVGFVLASTVVIHVRRKKP
- a CDS encoding permease produces the protein MWDFVQVQVLGMKWLNDISGRLLSLAGIDTSSAFGKSVQFFLFDTVKISLLLCALIFCVSYIQTFFPPERSKRIMGRFRGLWANIIGALLGAVTPFCACSSIPIFIGFTSAGLPLGMTFSFLISSPMINPGSLVILMSVFGARTAAAYIILGLTLAVLGGSFIGHLHMEKYIEDFARSRSGVIDSDIEFLSFTTAQRVKYSRGEVAATFRVVFPYILAGVGIGAVIHNYVPEKLITSVLGGDNPFGVILATIVGIPVYADIFGTIPIAEALLAKGALIGTVISFMMAVTDLSLPSLIMLRKVIKPRLLWVFVMTCAAGIIITGYVFNFMF